The sequence GGGTCGGCCACGTCACGCAGCCCGTCGGCCACCAGGTTGACGCCCACCACCAGCAGTACCAGCGCGACGCCGGGCGCCAGCGCCCCCAGCGGTGCGGTCAGCACGGTCGCCTGGGCCTCCTGCAGCAGTTGTCCCCAGGACGCGTTGGGCGGCGGCGGCCCGAGCCCGAGGTACGACAGCGACGCCTCGGCCAGCACGGCCAGCCCGAACTGCAGCGCCAGGTTCACGATCAGCGTCGGCCAGATGTTCGGCAGCACGTGCTCGACGACCACCCGGCCCCACGACGTCCCCGAGGTGCGGGCGGCCGTGACGTAGTCCTGGGCCAGCACGCGCTTGACCAGGATCCGGGTCAGCCGGGCGACGATCGCCGACATCGCCAGCCCGATCGCCAGTACCGCCGACGCCAGCGACGCTCCCCGCGCGGCGACGACCAGCATGGCCAGCAGCAGCGTCGGGAACGCGATCAGGATGTCGAGCAGCGCGGCGAGCGTGTCGTCGAGCCAGCGCTGGGCGAACCCGGCCGCCAGGCCGGCGGTGATGCCCAGCAGCGCGCCGAGCAGCACCGCCCCGGCGCCGGTCTCCAGCGCGATCCGGGCCCCGATCATCAGCCGGGTCAGCAGGTCCTGCCCGAGCTTGTCGGTCCCCAGCCAGTGCGCCGACGAGGGCCCGGTCAGCCGCCCGCCGGTCGTGTCGTCCGGTGCGTAGGGCGTCCAGAAGAGCGACAGCACCGCGACGACGACCACGATGCCCACCAGCACCGCGCCCACCCACAGAGCCACCGACCGCCCGCGCGACCGCCGCCCCCCGGCCGCCACCACCGCCACCGGCCCGGCCACCGCGCTCACGAGACCGCTCCGGCCCGCAGCCGAGGATCGATCAACCGCTGGGCCAGGTCAGCCAGCAACCCCACGACCAGCACCCCGAGCGTGCTCACGAACAGCACCCCTTGAATCACCGGGTAGTCGTGCTGCGCGATCCCCTTCGTCAGCATCGACCCGAGCCCCGGCAACGC comes from Cryptosporangium phraense and encodes:
- a CDS encoding ABC transporter permease; translated protein: MAGPVAVVAAGGRRSRGRSVALWVGAVLVGIVVVVAVLSLFWTPYAPDDTTGGRLTGPSSAHWLGTDKLGQDLLTRLMIGARIALETGAGAVLLGALLGITAGLAAGFAQRWLDDTLAALLDILIAFPTLLLAMLVVAARGASLASAVLAIGLAMSAIVARLTRILVKRVLAQDYVTAARTSGTSWGRVVVEHVLPNIWPTLIVNLALQFGLAVLAEASLSYLGLGPPPPNASWGQLLQEAQATVLTAPLGALAPGVALVLLVVGVNLVADGLRDVADPTRRRAR